In the Natronobacterium texcoconense genome, one interval contains:
- a CDS encoding NAD(+)/NADH kinase produces the protein MDSAAWDPAEDPVVGFVTDEETGSTPGLQAGDALESVVDAHDGTLVTGDLETEDVRAADVLVARGDRTLSVLARAGIDSPVVPVAPATGVEAVDPDQVSNAVAAVLEGDATVRERAVLELEGVDAGTQRALLDVALVTDEPARISEYGVHSLDGEVATFRADGVVVATPAGSHGYASAVDASLLSSAVDAVAVAPIAPFVTNTRRWVLPQKVTLTVERDEGDVTVLADGQAVETVSLGADVTVTAAREGLETLVVADELLETPDED, from the coding sequence ATGGATTCCGCCGCGTGGGACCCCGCCGAGGACCCGGTCGTCGGGTTCGTCACGGACGAAGAAACCGGATCGACGCCGGGACTGCAGGCCGGTGACGCCCTCGAGTCCGTCGTCGACGCACACGACGGGACGCTCGTTACTGGCGACCTCGAGACCGAGGACGTTCGCGCGGCGGACGTGCTGGTCGCTCGGGGCGATCGGACGCTCTCGGTGCTCGCTCGCGCGGGCATCGATTCACCCGTCGTTCCGGTCGCTCCGGCCACCGGCGTCGAGGCCGTCGACCCGGATCAGGTCTCCAACGCGGTCGCGGCTGTACTCGAGGGCGATGCGACCGTCCGCGAACGGGCGGTGCTCGAACTCGAGGGGGTCGACGCTGGAACACAGCGAGCCCTGTTGGACGTCGCGCTCGTTACGGACGAACCAGCCCGCATCTCGGAGTACGGCGTCCACTCTCTGGACGGCGAAGTCGCGACCTTTCGCGCCGACGGCGTCGTCGTCGCGACGCCGGCGGGGAGTCACGGCTACGCCAGCGCCGTCGACGCGTCCTTGCTCTCGTCGGCCGTCGACGCCGTCGCGGTCGCACCGATCGCCCCGTTCGTGACCAATACGCGTCGCTGGGTGCTTCCACAGAAGGTGACGCTCACCGTCGAGCGTGACGAAGGCGACGTGACTGTCCTCGCTGACGGACAGGCGGTCGAGACGGTCTCCCTCGGCGCGGACGTCACCGTCACCGCCGCTCGAGAGGGTCTCGAGACGCTCGTCGTCGCCGACGAACTGCTCGAAACCCCGGACGAAGACTGA
- the nth gene encoding endonuclease III has product MGTPRETRAAQAEEVVERLEEEYPDSTISLRYSNRLELLIAVILSAQCTDERVNKETEHLFAKYDGPEEYAVAPEEELAEDLNSITYYNSKAGYIKSACETIVEEHDGEVPDTMDELTDLSGVGRKTANVVLQHGHDVVEGIVVDTHVQRLTRRLGLTEEKRPERIEEELMEIVPDGYWQQFTHLCIDHGRATCTARNPDCSDCVLADVCPSEKGDSEIDLASGEPW; this is encoded by the coding sequence ATGGGAACCCCACGCGAGACGCGAGCAGCGCAGGCCGAAGAGGTAGTCGAGCGACTCGAGGAGGAGTATCCGGACTCGACGATCTCGCTTCGGTATTCGAACCGACTCGAGCTGTTGATTGCCGTGATCCTCTCGGCCCAGTGTACGGACGAGCGGGTGAACAAGGAGACCGAGCACCTGTTCGCGAAGTACGATGGACCGGAGGAGTACGCTGTGGCCCCCGAGGAGGAACTCGCGGAGGATCTGAACTCGATCACCTACTACAACAGCAAGGCGGGCTACATCAAAAGCGCCTGCGAGACGATCGTCGAGGAACACGACGGGGAAGTGCCGGATACGATGGACGAACTGACGGACCTCTCGGGCGTCGGTCGCAAGACGGCAAACGTCGTCCTCCAGCACGGCCACGACGTCGTCGAGGGGATCGTGGTCGACACGCACGTCCAGCGACTCACCCGGCGTCTCGGACTCACCGAGGAGAAGCGCCCGGAGCGTATCGAGGAGGAACTGATGGAGATCGTTCCCGACGGCTACTGGCAGCAGTTCACCCACCTCTGTATCGATCACGGCCGTGCGACGTGTACGGCACGCAACCCGGACTGTAGCGACTGCGTGCTCGCCGACGTCTGTCCGTCCGAGAAGGGCGACAGCGAGATCGATCTGGCTTCGGGCGAGCCCTGGTAG
- the mvaD gene encoding phosphomevalonate decarboxylase MvaD — MKATAMAHPIQGLVKYHGMRDHVERLPYHDSISVSTAPSHTRTTVEFSMDYDEDTFVVDGEELEGRAHERVEAVVEKARSLSDAAHTVYPVRLESENSFPTNVGLGSSSSGFAAAAMALAEAAELDASMQEISAIARVGSASSARAVTGAFSQLHTGMNDEDCVSRRLQTDLHENLKIIVGLVPYHKETEDAHNEAEDSHMFQARNAHIHGQIAEMRDALREDDFHRTFELAEQDSLSLAATTMTGPEGWIYWQPATLAIFNRVRELREEEDIPVYFSTDTGATVYVNTTDEHAEYVEEQIADCGVSTSIWEVGGPAKLLDDHLF, encoded by the coding sequence ATGAAAGCGACCGCGATGGCTCACCCCATCCAGGGGTTGGTCAAGTATCACGGAATGCGAGATCACGTCGAGCGACTCCCCTACCACGACAGTATCAGCGTCTCTACGGCGCCGAGCCACACTCGCACGACAGTCGAGTTCTCCATGGACTACGACGAAGACACCTTCGTCGTCGACGGCGAGGAACTCGAGGGCCGCGCCCACGAACGCGTCGAAGCCGTCGTCGAGAAGGCCCGCTCGCTGTCCGACGCCGCCCACACGGTCTATCCAGTTCGCCTCGAGAGCGAGAACAGCTTCCCGACGAACGTCGGACTCGGCTCGTCCTCGTCGGGCTTTGCGGCCGCGGCGATGGCGCTCGCCGAGGCAGCGGAACTCGACGCTTCGATGCAGGAGATTTCGGCGATCGCTCGAGTTGGCTCCGCATCCTCCGCCCGCGCCGTGACGGGTGCGTTCTCGCAGCTGCACACCGGGATGAATGACGAGGACTGTGTCTCCCGTCGACTCCAGACTGACCTCCACGAGAACCTGAAGATCATCGTCGGGCTCGTCCCCTACCACAAAGAGACCGAGGACGCGCACAACGAGGCCGAGGACAGCCACATGTTCCAGGCCCGCAACGCCCACATCCACGGCCAGATCGCCGAGATGCGCGACGCGCTCCGTGAGGACGACTTCCATCGAACGTTCGAACTCGCCGAACAGGACTCCCTGTCGCTCGCAGCGACGACGATGACCGGCCCCGAGGGCTGGATCTACTGGCAGCCCGCGACGCTGGCCATCTTCAACCGCGTGCGCGAACTTCGCGAAGAAGAGGACATTCCCGTCTACTTCTCGACGGACACCGGCGCGACCGTCTACGTCAACACGACCGACGAACACGCCGAGTACGTCGAAGAACAGATCGCAGACTGCGGCGTCTCGACGTCGATCTGGGAGGTCGGCGGCCCCGCGAAACTGCTTGACGACCACCTCTTCTAA
- a CDS encoding nuclear transport factor 2 family protein, producing MAETTSRDVQALVEKDAINELMARVYYLVDDGEVGEAIDRFATEDVTFDAEPLGSAEGRDAWKEWAETAYSENMPFRRHMLHNQVIEVDGDTATGKWYLDCPSVTGDGEAVWTQGTYEHEFRRVGGEWKISAFSFDFTYAAPYEKGWAAQPFIEEIPGELDW from the coding sequence ATGGCAGAAACAACATCGAGGGACGTGCAAGCGCTCGTGGAGAAAGACGCGATCAACGAACTGATGGCCAGAGTGTACTACCTCGTCGACGACGGCGAGGTGGGCGAGGCCATCGATCGCTTTGCTACCGAAGACGTAACGTTCGACGCCGAACCGCTGGGGTCAGCAGAAGGCAGAGACGCCTGGAAAGAGTGGGCCGAAACGGCCTATTCGGAGAATATGCCGTTCAGGAGGCACATGCTCCACAATCAGGTGATCGAGGTCGACGGCGATACTGCCACCGGGAAGTGGTACCTGGATTGTCCCTCGGTAACCGGCGACGGTGAGGCCGTCTGGACGCAGGGCACCTACGAACACGAGTTCCGGCGAGTGGGCGGAGAGTGGAAGATTTCGGCGTTTTCGTTCGATTTCACCTACGCCGCACCCTACGAGAAGGGGTGGGCGGCACAGCCGTTTATCGAGGAGATACCGGGCGAACTCGACTGGTAG
- a CDS encoding GYD domain-containing protein, which translates to MPTYVFLTAFTQQGVRNVRDSPERTEHAREMIESLGGTWNDFFVTMGRYDGVVVADFPDDTTAARAMLSLAESGNVTVEPLRAFTLEEFRDIVDTMA; encoded by the coding sequence ATGCCGACGTACGTGTTCCTGACCGCTTTCACCCAGCAAGGCGTTCGAAACGTCCGAGACAGTCCCGAACGGACGGAGCATGCCAGAGAGATGATCGAGTCGCTCGGCGGGACGTGGAACGACTTTTTTGTCACGATGGGTCGGTACGACGGCGTCGTCGTCGCCGACTTCCCCGACGATACGACGGCGGCACGGGCAATGCTCTCGCTCGCGGAAAGTGGCAACGTGACGGTCGAACCACTTCGGGCGTTCACCCTCGAGGAGTTCCGCGACATCGTAGATACCATGGCGTGA
- a CDS encoding M24 family metallopeptidase, which translates to MSRTQTDDIVEKRLERARKVLTEQGVDALVCFPSSNMHYLAGFEEEPMERHLFLFVTPEAELFVAPEMYDDQIRDASPVTDVRTWSDGDDPTDLLERVGEELDLAGGHFLIDDRMWALFTQDLRATFPEATFGLASEVVDDLRIRKDEAELEALRKAASISDAVSEEVRALGSDAIGMTENELAAEIGERLANAGGEGVSFETVVGSGPNGARPHHRHGDRTIEAGDPVVLDFGTYADGYPGDQTRTVVFDGEPPAEYEGVHDAVLEAQQAAVAAVEPGVAAEAIDRAARDVLEDRGYGDQFIHRTGHGVGLDVHEPPYITAGNGCELEPGMVFSIEPGVYLEGEFGVRIEDLVVVTEDGCERLNDSPRGWQSL; encoded by the coding sequence ATGAGCCGAACGCAAACCGACGATATCGTCGAGAAACGACTCGAGCGGGCCCGCAAAGTACTCACGGAGCAGGGGGTAGACGCCCTCGTCTGCTTCCCGAGTTCGAACATGCACTACCTCGCAGGCTTCGAGGAGGAACCGATGGAGCGGCACCTGTTCCTGTTCGTCACACCCGAAGCCGAACTGTTCGTCGCCCCCGAGATGTACGACGACCAGATCCGGGACGCCTCGCCGGTGACCGACGTACGAACCTGGAGCGACGGGGACGATCCCACGGACCTCCTCGAGCGCGTCGGCGAGGAACTCGATCTCGCGGGTGGTCACTTCCTGATCGACGACCGCATGTGGGCACTCTTCACCCAGGATCTGCGGGCGACGTTCCCCGAAGCGACGTTTGGCCTGGCCAGCGAGGTCGTCGACGACCTCCGGATTCGCAAGGACGAGGCCGAACTCGAGGCGCTCCGGAAAGCCGCCTCGATTTCGGACGCCGTCAGCGAGGAGGTCCGCGCTCTCGGGAGCGATGCGATCGGGATGACCGAAAACGAACTCGCGGCCGAAATCGGAGAACGGCTCGCCAACGCCGGCGGCGAGGGCGTCTCCTTCGAGACCGTCGTCGGTTCTGGGCCGAACGGCGCGCGTCCCCACCACCGTCACGGCGATCGGACGATCGAGGCCGGCGATCCCGTCGTGCTCGACTTCGGAACCTACGCCGACGGCTACCCGGGCGACCAGACCCGAACCGTCGTTTTCGATGGCGAACCGCCGGCCGAGTACGAGGGCGTCCACGACGCCGTCCTCGAGGCACAACAGGCTGCCGTCGCAGCCGTCGAACCCGGCGTCGCAGCAGAGGCAATCGACCGTGCTGCCCGCGACGTCCTCGAGGACCGCGGCTACGGCGACCAGTTCATCCACCGAACCGGCCACGGCGTCGGACTCGACGTCCACGAACCGCCGTACATCACTGCAGGCAACGGCTGCGAACTCGAGCCAGGGATGGTCTTCAGCATCGAACCGGGCGTCTACCTCGAGGGCGAGTTCGGCGTCCGTATCGAGGACCTGGTGGTCGTCACCGAGGACGGCTGTGAGCGGCTGAACGACTCGCCTCGAGGGTGGCAGTCGCTTTGA
- a CDS encoding NAD(P)/FAD-dependent oxidoreductase translates to MHVVVLGGGYAGLTLTRLLESDLPDDAELTLVDRTPDHLVQHELHRVIRRPELAGAITVSLPAVLERATVRVATVEKIDRQERVVSLSNGGLEYDLLAICLGARTAYYGLEGVREHAIPLKRLRHANRIRKRTREICYDGSDDSRIVVGGAGLSGIQVAGELAELVREERSPETEITLLEQRESVAPSFPSNFQRAVREKLEAKGIGVRTQATVREATDEHVVLESEETVPYDEFVWTGGIRGPDPLEGERPTVESDLRLDDRTFVLGDAARVVDGEEEFVPASAQSAVREARTVATNVTRVVERELEGDGMIDLESFTFDTPGWLVSVGDDAVAQVGPAVVTGRSAKALKSTVGLGYLSSVGATGTALGRIREEFDPR, encoded by the coding sequence ATGCACGTCGTCGTCCTCGGCGGTGGCTACGCCGGACTGACGCTGACTCGGCTGCTCGAGAGCGACCTTCCCGACGACGCGGAGTTGACGCTGGTCGACCGAACGCCGGACCACCTCGTCCAGCACGAACTCCACCGGGTGATCAGGCGGCCGGAACTCGCGGGCGCGATCACCGTCTCCTTGCCCGCGGTCCTCGAGCGGGCTACCGTCCGCGTCGCCACCGTCGAGAAAATCGACCGGCAAGAGCGTGTTGTCTCGCTCTCGAACGGCGGCCTCGAGTACGACCTCTTGGCGATCTGTCTCGGGGCTCGAACGGCCTACTACGGCCTCGAGGGAGTCCGCGAGCACGCGATTCCGCTCAAACGGTTGCGACACGCGAATCGGATTCGAAAGCGAACGCGCGAAATCTGTTACGACGGGAGCGACGACTCGCGGATCGTCGTCGGCGGTGCCGGCCTCTCAGGCATCCAGGTCGCCGGCGAACTGGCCGAACTCGTCCGCGAGGAGCGGAGTCCGGAGACGGAGATAACGCTGCTCGAGCAACGTGAGTCGGTCGCGCCGAGTTTTCCGTCGAACTTCCAGCGGGCTGTCCGGGAGAAACTCGAAGCAAAGGGAATCGGCGTCAGGACCCAGGCGACGGTCCGGGAGGCGACCGACGAGCACGTCGTCCTCGAGTCCGAGGAGACTGTTCCCTACGACGAGTTCGTCTGGACCGGCGGCATCCGCGGCCCCGATCCGCTCGAGGGCGAGCGCCCGACGGTCGAGAGCGACCTGCGACTCGACGACCGGACGTTCGTTCTCGGTGACGCGGCTCGGGTCGTCGACGGCGAGGAAGAGTTCGTTCCCGCGAGCGCACAGTCCGCGGTCCGGGAAGCACGAACGGTCGCGACGAACGTCACGCGAGTCGTCGAGCGCGAACTCGAGGGCGATGGAATGATCGACCTCGAGTCGTTCACGTTCGACACTCCCGGATGGCTGGTCAGCGTCGGCGACGACGCGGTCGCACAGGTCGGTCCGGCCGTCGTCACGGGACGATCCGCGAAGGCGCTGAAGTCGACAGTCGGTCTCGGCTATCTCTCGTCGGTCGGAGCCACGGGAACTGCACTCGGGCGCATTCGTGAGGAGTTCGATCCGAGATAA
- a CDS encoding TIGR00341 family protein, with product MRHVEVSLRPQTREPVLAVLDSERIDYTVVPADDDSEYDALVSFTLPKNAVEVVLDELEEAGLGEDDHTVIVTADTVISRKFGALKQRYTKTLDDERLARHELYAESEGLMSTLPVYVTLTLVSAIVATAGLLLDSAAVVVGSMVIAPLIGPALAASVGTVLNEHDLFWTGVTYQLLGVGIAIAGAATFAWLSKSLFLVPPGIDVVEIDEVSERVLPNLLSLFVAFGAGIAGVLSLSTGVSVALVGVMIAAALIPPAAAAGIAIAWGVPNAAVGSLILVFVNLLGVNITGLFTLWAMGYRPHIRAETGIARQLVRRRLVVFTIVILVLSTFLVGVTWASYERASLENDVTTEAEAVLDSPAYQDVSLVEVELFLEEGLLFEPAIRLEEGTLLEQPERIVITVEQPADDDHPELASELDDRISTEIGDDVTVHVRFVEYDTA from the coding sequence ATGCGCCACGTCGAGGTTTCGCTCCGACCCCAGACGCGAGAACCGGTCCTGGCGGTTCTCGATTCGGAGCGGATCGACTACACGGTCGTTCCGGCCGACGACGACAGCGAGTACGACGCCCTCGTCTCGTTTACCCTCCCGAAGAACGCCGTCGAGGTCGTCCTGGACGAGTTAGAGGAGGCCGGACTCGGTGAAGACGATCATACGGTGATCGTGACAGCGGACACGGTTATCTCCCGGAAGTTCGGCGCGCTCAAACAGCGGTACACGAAGACACTGGACGACGAGCGACTCGCTCGCCACGAACTGTACGCCGAGTCCGAAGGCCTGATGTCGACGCTTCCGGTGTACGTGACGCTGACGCTAGTGAGTGCGATCGTTGCAACGGCCGGGCTGCTACTCGATTCGGCCGCCGTCGTGGTCGGATCGATGGTGATCGCACCGCTGATCGGACCGGCGCTCGCGGCCAGCGTCGGAACGGTCCTCAACGAACACGACCTGTTCTGGACCGGCGTTACGTATCAACTGCTTGGGGTCGGTATCGCGATTGCTGGTGCGGCGACGTTCGCGTGGCTGTCGAAATCGCTGTTTCTCGTTCCGCCCGGGATCGACGTCGTCGAAATCGACGAAGTCAGCGAACGAGTTCTTCCGAACCTGCTCTCACTGTTCGTCGCTTTCGGTGCGGGAATTGCTGGCGTGTTGAGCCTCTCGACGGGTGTCTCCGTCGCTCTCGTCGGCGTGATGATCGCCGCCGCACTGATCCCGCCCGCCGCTGCCGCCGGCATCGCTATCGCGTGGGGAGTTCCGAACGCAGCGGTCGGCTCGCTCATCCTCGTCTTCGTCAATCTGTTAGGCGTCAACATCACCGGACTCTTCACCCTCTGGGCAATGGGCTATCGTCCGCACATCCGGGCTGAGACGGGGATCGCACGCCAGTTAGTTCGTCGCCGTCTCGTCGTGTTTACGATCGTCATCCTGGTGCTGTCGACGTTCCTGGTCGGCGTTACGTGGGCGTCGTACGAACGCGCATCGCTCGAGAACGACGTGACGACGGAAGCGGAAGCCGTTCTCGACTCGCCAGCGTACCAGGACGTCTCCCTCGTCGAAGTCGAACTGTTTCTCGAGGAAGGACTCCTGTTCGAGCCCGCAATACGTCTCGAGGAAGGGACGTTACTCGAGCAACCCGAACGGATCGTCATCACGGTCGAGCAGCCAGCCGACGACGACCATCCGGAGCTCGCTTCGGAGCTGGACGACCGCATCAGCACCGAGATAGGGGACGACGTGACGGTTCACGTCCGGTTCGTCGAGTACGATACTGCGTAG
- the fen gene encoding flap endonuclease-1: MGNAALRDIAVIEEVPFSEVEGVVAVDAHNWLYRYLTTTVKWTNSDVYTTADGTEVANLVGIVQGLPKFFENDVTPVMVFDGGPSELKEDEIESRREQRRTYEEQLETAREEGDQVAIAQLESRTQRLTETIQETSRELLRLLDVPVVEAPAEGEAQAAHMVRRGDADYVGSEDYDALLFGAPLTLRQLTSKGDPELMDLEATLEHHDLTLEQLIDAAILIGTDFNEGVSGIGPKTAIKEITEHGDLWSVLEARGDSVEYGDRVRQLFRDPNVTDDYEFDTALDPDLEAAREYVTDEWAVDPGEVARGFERIEESVTQTGLDRWT; the protein is encoded by the coding sequence ATGGGAAACGCTGCACTTCGTGATATCGCGGTCATCGAGGAGGTGCCCTTCTCCGAGGTGGAGGGAGTGGTCGCCGTCGACGCCCACAACTGGCTCTACCGGTACCTGACGACGACCGTCAAGTGGACGAACAGCGACGTCTACACGACCGCCGACGGCACGGAGGTCGCCAACCTCGTCGGCATCGTCCAGGGACTGCCGAAGTTCTTCGAGAACGACGTCACGCCCGTGATGGTCTTCGACGGCGGCCCCTCCGAACTCAAGGAAGACGAGATCGAATCCCGCCGCGAACAGCGCCGAACGTACGAGGAACAGCTCGAGACCGCCCGCGAGGAAGGCGATCAGGTCGCCATCGCTCAACTCGAGTCCCGAACCCAGCGGCTGACGGAGACGATCCAGGAAACCAGTCGTGAACTGCTCCGGCTGCTGGACGTTCCCGTCGTCGAGGCACCCGCAGAGGGAGAGGCCCAGGCTGCACACATGGTCCGGCGTGGCGACGCCGACTACGTCGGCTCCGAGGACTACGACGCCCTGCTCTTTGGCGCGCCGCTGACGCTGCGACAGCTGACGAGCAAAGGCGATCCCGAACTGATGGACCTCGAGGCGACACTCGAACACCACGACCTGACTCTCGAGCAGTTGATCGACGCCGCCATCCTCATCGGGACGGACTTCAACGAGGGCGTCTCGGGGATCGGCCCGAAGACGGCCATCAAGGAGATCACCGAACACGGCGACCTCTGGAGCGTTCTCGAGGCCCGCGGCGACAGCGTCGAGTACGGCGACCGCGTCCGTCAACTTTTCAGAGATCCGAACGTCACCGACGACTACGAGTTCGACACGGCGCTGGATCCGGACCTCGAGGCCGCCCGCGAGTACGTCACCGACGAGTGGGCCGTCGATCCGGGCGAGGTCGCCCGCGGCTTCGAACGCATCGAGGAGAGCGTCACCCAGACGGGGCTTGATCGCTGGACCTAG
- a CDS encoding outer membrane protein assembly factor BamB family protein, which translates to MVPGTHSSRRAVLGGISTLLVGGCLGRSPPSSGTDDWRMYGRDPGRTRYVSDVEIPETEPEIAWERSVGASGWRPPIVVGETVYCQYANGLFVLEATTGEGPLARTSGAFGRGTGPMVFASTEIYRDGTLVVPYGEAIAGYTGAPGRWPDRVSGFGSELLRWWSDGEHVGTGGAGIALRSGESRSIASPLVTDGALVTVHSFSDSVSAVRPDDGNPRWRYALEDAIPDDWDYGLFSIGHVVDETTGTVVVKGRLFGTPYLIGLDLADGELEWTVDERETSAELNEREDSLLAREGVVYTVGQTEDRDRRILEIDAETGERGWNRALDRSDHVGLAADERTLYHVGTVARDGTDPLAVTALDLDDGSVRWEVIFDGDSFATTSFSFQPPTVAGDSLLVPGDDGLHALDCESGDLLWTFTEMVGTSGGSETEREALTPAVVTNDRIVLGTTLALYGLDIS; encoded by the coding sequence ATGGTCCCCGGAACGCATTCGAGTCGTCGAGCGGTGCTCGGCGGCATCAGTACCCTCCTCGTCGGTGGCTGTCTCGGGCGGTCTCCCCCCTCGAGCGGAACCGACGACTGGCGGATGTACGGTCGTGATCCCGGTCGAACGCGGTACGTCTCGGACGTCGAGATTCCGGAAACCGAACCTGAGATCGCGTGGGAACGCAGCGTCGGTGCCTCCGGCTGGCGGCCACCGATCGTCGTCGGCGAGACCGTCTACTGCCAGTACGCGAACGGACTGTTCGTTCTCGAGGCCACGACTGGCGAGGGGCCGCTCGCGAGAACCTCGGGCGCGTTCGGACGGGGAACGGGACCGATGGTGTTCGCGTCGACCGAGATCTATCGCGACGGGACGCTGGTCGTCCCCTACGGCGAGGCCATCGCCGGCTACACCGGAGCTCCCGGCCGCTGGCCGGACAGAGTGTCGGGCTTCGGCAGCGAACTGCTCCGGTGGTGGAGCGACGGGGAACACGTCGGAACCGGCGGTGCAGGTATCGCTTTGCGCTCCGGCGAGTCGCGGTCGATCGCGTCGCCGCTCGTCACCGACGGGGCGCTCGTGACCGTTCACTCCTTCTCCGACAGCGTCTCCGCCGTCCGGCCCGACGACGGCAACCCACGCTGGCGATACGCCCTCGAGGACGCGATACCGGACGACTGGGACTACGGTCTCTTTTCGATCGGACACGTCGTCGACGAGACGACCGGTACCGTCGTCGTCAAGGGGCGGCTCTTCGGAACGCCGTACCTGATCGGTCTCGACCTCGCCGACGGCGAACTCGAGTGGACGGTCGACGAACGAGAAACCAGCGCCGAGTTGAACGAACGGGAGGATAGCCTGCTCGCACGCGAGGGAGTAGTTTACACAGTCGGGCAGACCGAAGACCGCGACCGGCGAATCCTCGAGATCGATGCGGAGACCGGTGAGCGGGGCTGGAACCGGGCGCTAGATCGATCCGACCACGTCGGCCTCGCCGCCGACGAACGAACGCTGTATCACGTCGGGACCGTCGCTCGTGACGGAACCGATCCGCTGGCAGTCACGGCGCTCGACCTCGACGACGGGAGCGTCCGCTGGGAAGTGATCTTCGACGGCGATTCGTTCGCCACGACTTCGTTCTCTTTCCAGCCGCCGACGGTAGCCGGCGACTCGCTGCTCGTTCCCGGAGACGACGGCCTGCACGCACTCGACTGCGAGAGCGGCGACCTCCTGTGGACGTTTACGGAGATGGTCGGCACGTCGGGCGGAAGCGAGACGGAGCGAGAGGCACTGACACCAGCCGTCGTCACGAACGACCGGATCGTCCTCGGAACCACGCTCGCGCTGTACGGACTCGATATTTCCTAA
- a CDS encoding GNAT family N-acetyltransferase produces the protein MEYELLGWPPDGPKLRLDHERFSYAGKFVMTNTGKAVARERQAADADGVEDGNEGIVAAIAFNEDRTDERTLWLRYVTVARDRRGEGIGPQLVRRVRDEALERSYERLRIAVNNPFAYEALYRAGFGYTGETTGIAELVLEYPRPEDWTNEQEAYRCGFEEFRDRDLSVEEETFLESRVDGKPPTAERTD, from the coding sequence GTGGAGTACGAACTACTTGGGTGGCCGCCCGATGGTCCGAAGCTCCGACTCGATCACGAGCGGTTCAGCTACGCCGGCAAGTTCGTCATGACGAACACCGGGAAGGCAGTTGCTCGAGAGCGCCAGGCGGCGGACGCGGACGGAGTCGAAGACGGAAACGAGGGGATCGTCGCCGCCATTGCGTTCAACGAGGACCGAACCGACGAGAGGACGCTGTGGCTGCGGTACGTCACGGTCGCCCGCGACCGACGCGGCGAGGGGATCGGCCCCCAGCTAGTGCGACGCGTCCGGGATGAGGCACTCGAGCGCAGCTACGAGCGGCTCCGGATTGCCGTCAACAACCCGTTCGCTTACGAGGCTCTGTACCGGGCTGGCTTCGGCTACACCGGTGAGACGACCGGCATCGCGGAACTGGTACTCGAGTATCCGCGGCCCGAAGACTGGACGAACGAGCAGGAGGCCTATCGGTGCGGCTTCGAGGAGTTTCGCGACCGCGACCTCTCGGTCGAAGAGGAGACCTTTCTCGAGTCGCGGGTGGACGGCAAACCGCCGACTGCTGAACGCACGGACTAA
- a CDS encoding amphi-Trp domain-containing protein, with the protein MSEEELLEFELEQSPQEVADRLRELADTFENDDELTISDDAVSITVPTPTEHLEFETELERERYEGGNEFELEIELEWTVETDGSPVESDEIEEETDEE; encoded by the coding sequence ATGTCGGAGGAAGAACTCCTCGAGTTCGAACTCGAACAGTCCCCACAGGAGGTCGCCGATCGACTCCGCGAACTCGCGGATACGTTCGAAAACGACGACGAGTTGACGATATCGGACGACGCCGTCTCGATTACGGTCCCCACTCCGACCGAACACCTCGAGTTCGAGACCGAACTCGAACGCGAACGGTACGAGGGCGGCAACGAGTTCGAACTGGAGATCGAACTCGAGTGGACGGTCGAAACCGACGGGTCGCCGGTCGAGAGCGACGAGATAGAAGAAGAGACCGACGAAGAGTAA